In Balaenoptera musculus isolate JJ_BM4_2016_0621 chromosome 19, mBalMus1.pri.v3, whole genome shotgun sequence, one genomic interval encodes:
- the LOC118885322 gene encoding zinc finger protein 239-like has protein sequence MTITHNQNLTGKRDGHGRSTAGIELIENSLALSFRDDLHIFKSEEKIDEFNQADKTISSNASCSPLQGISSGVQTNISNIHGSDFMHPSLLTKYQKAPRERPYKCNLCGKTFLQGSRLSRHQIVHTREKLHKCDICEKVFSRNSNLMVHQRIHTGEKPYKCNECVKVFSRKSNLAVHERIHTGEKPYKCSECGKVFNQKQILASHQRIHTGEKPYKCNECGKTFSQGSKLRRHQIIHTAEKLHKCHICCKAFSRNSDLAVHQRIHSGEEPHTCNECGKLFSRKSNLAVHKRIHTGEKPYNCNECGKVFRQKATLAKHQRIHNGEKPFKNNEC, from the coding sequence ATGACTATAACCCATAACCAAAATCTCACTGGTAAGAGAGATGGACATGGTAGAAGTACTGCAGGAATTGAGCTTATTGAAAACAGCCTTGCCTTAAGCTTTCGGGATGAcctgcatatttttaaaagtgaagagaaaattgATGAGTTTAATCAAGCTGACAAGACTATTAGCAGTAATGCCTCATGTTCACCACTTCAAGGAATTTCTTCTGGGGTCCAAACCAACATTTCTAATATACATGGGAGTGATTTTATGCATCCATCATTACTGACAAAATACCAGAAAGCACCCAGGGAAAGACCTTACAAATGTAATCTGTGTGGCAAAACCTTTCTTCAGGGATCACGCCTCAGTAGACATCAGATTGTCCACACCAGAGAGAAATTACATAAATGTGATATTTGTGAAAAAGTCTTTAGTCGAAATTCAAACCTTATGgttcatcagagaattcatactggagagaaaccttacaaatgtaatgaatgtgtAAAGGTGTTTAGTCGGAAATCAAACCTTGCAGTTCATgagagaattcacactggagagaaaccttacaaatgtagTGAGTGTGGCAAGGTCTTTAATCAAAAACAAATCCTTGCAagtcatcagagaattcatactggggagaaaccttacaaatgtaatgagtgtgggaaaACGTTTAGTCAGGGCTCAAAACTCAGGCGTCATCAGATAATCCATACAGCAGAGAAATTACATAAATGTCATATATGTTGCAAGGCCTTTAGTAGAAATTCAGACCTTGCAGTTCATCAGAGAATTCATTCTGGAGAGGAACCTCACACatgtaatgagtgtggcaagCTCTTTAGTCGGAAATCAAACCTTGCAGTTCAtaagagaattcatactggagagaaaccttacaacTGTAATGAGTGCGGCAAGGTCTTTCGTCAAAAAGCCACCCTTGCAaagcatcagagaattcataatGGAGAGAAACCTTTCAAAAATAATGAGTGTTGA